The Pseudochaenichthys georgianus chromosome 8, fPseGeo1.2, whole genome shotgun sequence genome has a segment encoding these proteins:
- the arl5c gene encoding putative ADP-ribosylation factor-like protein 5C, which yields MGFILTKMLSVFGDTEHKVIIVGLDNAGKTTILYQFLTKEAVHTAPTIGSNVEEITVRKTHFLVWDIGGQDNLRASWYSYYGNTEIVILVVDSTDRERLTLTKEELHQMLAHEELQNAALLILANKQDVKGSMTTTEISQCLTLDSISSHPWHVQACCALTGEGLPASLDWMKSRVVAN from the exons ATGGGATTTATTCTGACCAAGATGCTGTCTGTCTTCGGTGACACAG AGCACAAAGTAATCATTGTGGGTTTGGACAATGCTGGGAAGACAACCATCCTTTATCAGTT TCTGACAAAAGAAGCTGTGCACACAGCACCAACCATCGGTAGCAATGTTGAGGAGATCACTGTACGTAAAACACACTTCTTGGTCTGGGATATCGGAGGACAGGACAACCTTCGAGCCAGCTGGTACTCGTACTACGGCAACACAGAG ATTGTCATTCTGGTTGTGGACAGCACCGACCGTGAACGTCTCACGCTCACCAAAGAGGAACTGCACCAAATGCTTGCACATGAG GAACTACAGAACGCAGCTCTTCTTATTTTGGCCAACAAACAGGATGTGAAGGGCTCGATGACGACAACAGAGATCTCGCAGTGCCTCACACTCGACTCCATCTCTTCACACCCCTGGCATGTTCAAGCCTGCTGCGCCCTCACAGGGGAAGG TCTACCAGCCAGTCTGGACTGGATGAAGTCTCGGGTTGTTGCAAACTAG